Proteins from one Eubalaena glacialis isolate mEubGla1 chromosome 8, mEubGla1.1.hap2.+ XY, whole genome shotgun sequence genomic window:
- the PDIA4 gene encoding protein disulfide-isomerase A4, which produces MRPRKAWLLVLLLALAQLLAAASAEGPDEDSSNKEDAIEEEDEEEEDDEEEEDDGDDLEVKEENGVLVLNDANFDNFVADKDTVLLEFYAPWCGHCKQFAPEYEKIATTLKENDPPIAVAKIDATSESALASRFDVSGYPTIKILKKGQAVDYEGSRTQEEIVAKVKEISQPNWTPPPEVTLVLTKDNFDEVVNDSDIILVEFYAPWCGHCKKLAPEYEKAAKELSKRSPPIPLAKVDATAETDLAKRFDVSGYPTLKIFRKGKPFDYNGPREKYGIVDYMIEQSGPPSKQILALKQVQEFLKDGDDVIVVGVFKAESDPAYQKYQDAANNLREDYKFHHTFSTEIAKFLKVSPGKLVIMQPEKFQSKYEPKSHVMDIQDSTESSAIKEHVLRHTLPLVGHRKSSNEAKRYSRRPLVVVYYGVDFSFDYRVATQFWRNKVLEVAKDFPEYTFAVADEDDFATEVKDLGLSESGEEVNAAILDEGGRRFAMEPDDFDADALRAFVSAFKKGKLKPVVKSQPVPKNNKGPVKVVVGKTFDSIVMDPKKDVLIEFYAPWCGHCKQLEPVYTALGKKYKGHKNLVIAKMDATANDVTNDRYKVEGFPTIYFSPSGDKKNPIKFEDGNRDLEHLSKFIEEHATKLNRAREEL; this is translated from the exons ATGAGGCCCCGGAAAGCCTGGCTTCTCGTTCTGCTCTTAGCCCTGGCGCAGCTGCTGGCAGCGGCGAGCGCCGAGGGCCCGGATGAAG ATTCTTCTAATAAAGAAGATGCCATTGAGGAGGAAgacgaggaggaggaagatgacgaggaggaggaggacgacggCGACGACTTGGAAGTTAAGGAAGAAAACGGTGTCTTGGTCCTAAATGACGCGAACTTTGATAACTTTGTGGCTGACAAAGACACGGTGCTGCTGGAGTTCTACGCTCCATG GTGCGGGCATTGCAAGCAGTTTGCTCCAGAATATGAAAAAATCGCCACTACCTTGAAGGAGAATGACCCTCCCATTGCAGTTGCCAAGATCGACGCGACCTCGGAATCGGCGCTGGCCAGCAGGTTTGACGTGAGTGGCTATCCCACCATCAAGATCCTTAAGAAGGGGCAGGCTGTCGACTACGAGGGCTCCAGGACCCAGGAAG AAATTGTGGCCAAGGTCAAAGAGATCTCCCAGCCCAACTGGACACCTCCACCGGAAGTCACGCTCGTGCTGACCAAAGATAACTTCGATGAGGTGGTGAATGACTCGGACATCATTCTGGTGGAGTTTTATGCCCCGTG GTGTGGACACTGCAAGAAACTGGCCCCCGAGTACGAGAAGGCCGCCAAGGAGCTGAGCAAGCGCTCTCCCCCGATCCCTCTGGCGAAGGTCGACGCCACCGCGGAGACAGACCTGGCCAAGAGGTTCGACGTCTCCGGCTATCCCACCCTGAAAATCTTCCGCAAGGGAAAGCCCTTTGATTACAACGGCCCACGGGAAAAATACG GGATCGTCGACTACATGATCGAGCAGTCCGGGCCGCCCTCCAAGCAGATCCTGGCCCTGAAGCAGGTCCAGGAGTTCCTGAAGGATGGAGACGATGTCATCGTCGTTGGGGTCTTTAAGGCGGAGAGCGACCCAGCCTACCAGAAGTACCAGGACGCTG CTAACAACCTGAGAGAGGATTACAAATTCCACCACACTTTCAGCACTGAAATAGCAAAGTTCTTGAAAGTCTCCCCGGGGAAGTTAGTCATCATGCAGCCTGAGAAATTCCAGTCCAAATATGAGCCCAAGAGCCACGTGATGGACATCCAG GACTCCACGGAGAGCTCGGCCATCAAGGAGCACGTGTTGAGGCATACGCTGCCCCTTGTCGGCCACCGCAAGTCTTCCAACGAGGCCAAGCGCTACTCGCGGCGCCCCCTGGTGGTCGTGTACTACGGCGTGGACTTCAGCTTCGACTACCGCGTCG CCACTCAGTTCTGGCGGAACAAGGTCCTGGAGGTGGCCAAGGACTTCCCCGAGTACACCTTTGCCGTGGCCGACGAGGACGACTTCGCCACGGAGGTGAAGGACCTGGGGCTGAGTGAGAGTGGGGAGGAGGTGAACGCGGCCATCCTGGACGAGGGCGGCCGCAGGTTCGCTATGGAGCCCGACGACTTCGACGCCGACGCCCTCCGCGCCTTCGTCAGCGCCTTCAAGAAAG GAAAACTGAAGCCAGTTGTCAAATCCCAGCCGGTGCCCAAGAACAATAAGGGGCCGGTGAAGGTCGTGGTGGGGAAGACTTTCGACTCCATCGTGATGGACCCTAAGAAGGATGTCCTCATCGAGTTCTACGCGCCCTGGTGCGGACATTGCAAGCAGCTGGAGCCCGTGTACACAGCCCTGGGCAAGAAGTACAAGGGACACAAGAATCTGGTCATCGCCAAGATGGATGCCACGGCCAACGATGTCACCAACGACCGCTACAAAGTCGAGGGCTTCCCCACCATCTACTTCTCCCCCAGCGGGGACAAAAAGAACCCAATTAAATTTGAGGACGGAAACAGAGATCTGGAGCATTTGAGCAAGTTTATAGAAGAACATGCCACAAAACTGAACAGGGCCAGGGAAGAACTTTGA